Sequence from the Pirellulales bacterium genome:
CCGCCATGGAAACCCACAGCATTCGCTTGCGCGGTCCGTGGCTTTTGACTCCCCTGGCCCAGCCTTGGGAGTTATCCGCCAGCCAGGGGAATGAGCGCGCCGGAGGTCTTTCCGCTCCGGTGATCCAGCGGCTGCCAGCGGATTGGCGGGATGTCCTGGGGGCAGGGTTTTTAGGCACGGTCGCTTATGAACGATCCTTCGGCCTGCCGTCAAATCTTGCTCCGGGCGATCAGGTGCGGCTGGTTTATGATTTTGCGCCTGGTCAATCCGCGGAAGTACTCCGTCTGCGCTGCTGGTTGAATGGGGATTTGCTGGCGGATGAACAGCGCGGGACGGGCTATGTTTGGCAGGTGGCTGGCAAATTGATATCGAGAAATCATTTGCGTTTGGAAGTTACTCAAACGCCTGTCCCCAAGGATGCGCAAGCAATCGAAGAAGCGCGGGGTTTGACGGGTGTGGTGCGCCTGGAAATTTGCCCCGCGGGAGCATAAATTTATCCCGCTTGGCTAGCGTTATGTATAGCCCACTAGGTAGGGATAGTCCCGCCTTTATGCATGACCGCGTCAGGCGGAATCCGCGCCGCCGCGCATCTCGGCGATCCGATCGCGCAAGCGGGCCGCTTCTTCAAATCGTTCAGCCGCGATGGCCTGTCGCAGTTGCTCTTGCAAACCTTCCAGCACCGCGTCCGCGTCGAGTTTGATGGGGCTGGCGGAGGGACCTTCCCGGCCTGGCGCCGGGCGACGCCCCGCGGGACGTGGCTGTCCCGGTGTAAAATCGCCAGTGGGCGTAGGAGTTTGGGACACATTCGCCGGGTCGGTTCCACCCGGGGGCGCGGATTCTCCTGGCGGGGGCAACTCGCCGGAGGCCAGCGGAGGAGGCAGTTTTTGGTCCCGTTTGTGCCGCCATTCGGTTTGCAAGCGGATCAAATGCTGCAACTCAAAAAACTGCCCCGCTTTGTGTTGCTGTTGGTATTGCCGCAAAAATTCCTCGATGCGTTCGATGCCGCTGGCCGCCACTTGGATCGCGGCGTCAAACTGCCGCAACTCGACCAAGGGGGCGGCGACCGCCTTGGTATGCATCATGACCAGATAGGGACGCCACTGGTCAAATTGCAGTTTGTCGCTGTCCTGCCGGGCAAATTCCCGCACAAATGCCAGCAAATCCAAATTCCGCCGCGTATCCCGAGCACATAACTCAAATAGCCGCAAATGCCAAAAGCCCAGGTAACGGTGGTAATATTGCATTCCTTCGCGTAGCAGCAGCTCGCAGTCCGAAGTCTCTAACATGTATGGCGCGCCGTCCGGACTAGCGCTGTCATGGGCTTTTTGGCGGGACTGCAGATAAGCCAGGTAGGATTCACTACCGTGGGGTCGCAGTCCATCCGGGCGGCCGTGTAATTCCAATTGCAACAGCCCCAGGTCGTTGCGGATTTGCATTTTGTCCTGGCCATCCAGGCCGCGAATCATGCGGACCGTGAATTTTTGCGGATCAAATGGCCAATCTTCGAGTATCGGCTGCAGATCTTTGCTCACAACTTCTGACCTTGGAAAAATACACCCGCCCTACGGCTGGATTTGGCATGCGGCCCGGCCTGGGGGAAAAGCCTTTCCATCGATAGTAAAATCTTATCGTAGTCCCCAGGGCCAAATTTGCCCACGGGTCAGCCACGGGCAAAAATTTTTGAAAAGTAATTTTGAAAAGGTCGAAAATCGCTCCACAATGAAAATTCGCCCCGAATTTAGCGCGGGGCGGAGTTTTAATGAGATATTACAAACAGACCCGCGGAACGGGGGCATCATCCGTGATGCTGAAATCCAGGATGCCGCGGCGTCGGGCTACTCTTGGACGTTTTCCCGCTGCAAGGGTTCCATGGTTTTGGTATTGCGTTCCACGGCTAAAACGACAGTCCGTTGTTGCACGCTGTCTTTGCTATTAGCCACGATGGGGATGACCTGCCGCCGGTTGGGAAAATCCATCCGCACGTTAAATGAGCCGTCGGAATGGACGGTGATCGGTTCCCCCTGCATGGTGATCGTCGCGCCGGGGGCTGCGGTCCCATGCACGACAATTTCCGCCTCTACCTGCAGGCGAAATTCTCGATCGCGCGGCACCAGGGTCTCGGTATGGGGGGTACGGGAATTCATGGGCCGGCGAAGCCGTTCTTCAAAGACTTCGCGCAAATCACCCGCCCCATTTTCACTGTAACCACCGCTCAAAGCGTAGATTTTCTCGCAATTTTCAGATATATCACCCCAATGAGTGTCCAGGCTGTCCCCCTGTTGCGCCGGGGGAGTTGAAACCGTATTGCTGCGGGCCAGGCAAAAAAACTTTCCTTTGGAGGTGAGATAACCAATTTCCAAACGATAAGTCTGGGGTGGATCGTTGACGTCGATATACCAGTTTTTTACGCCACCATGAATCGGAATATCACGGGAAACACGTTCCGAAGAGGTGCTAGAGTTGGACGTGCTGAGGGTGATGACCCGCAAGATGGGCCGGACCGTATGCCAGTCCTGGGCCAAGGCCGCCTGGGCGCGTTGCACTCCCGCGGGGGTTAATTCCCAACTGGCATGCAGCCAAAAGGGCCCGCGAACCATGACAATCAAGCGATCCTTGGCGGGGGTCGCTGGCAAACGTTGGTCGTGAATGGCTAATTTAGCCACGGAGGGAGTGGTAGGGGGCAAAGCGGCAACCACCGCTTTATCTGTGGTGGATTTCGCAGGGGGGGCCTTGGTGGTCGAGTGGTCGTTCTTGGCAAATCCGTTCTTGTGATGACCGTTTTTTCCCACTGTGGAATTTTTAGTTGCCGGGGAACTTTTTGGCTCGGATGGGGAGGTAGAAGGAGAGGAAGCCAAGTTCTTGTAATCCCACTGCTTCGTTTTTGCCTGCTCAATTTTAGTTAAAATCTTCTGTTTTTTTTGCTCGTTTTGCAGCTTTTGCACGACTTTGGTGGTAGCCGCCACCGACCGGCTCGATTTAACAGAAGCGGCTCGACCGACGGACGCTCCATTGACAGTTGACCCACTGACTAATCCCCGATTGATACGTCCCGTCGAGGGGACACGCCCACCTGCCGTACTAGGGTGGCTGTTTGTCCTTTTGGAAATGGCGGGTTTCTTGGTGTGCGTGCCATTTGCAGGCTTTTCTTTGGCGGTTGACCGCAAAATAGCCTTTACAAGCTCATCCTTACGCATCTGATTCCAACCAGAAACGCCAGCACGCTGCGCCAGACGGGTTAGGTCTTTGAGGGTTTGGGTTTTGAGGGTCGCCGCGGTCATGGGAAGGATCCTTGCGGGACAAAATCGATTTTTTGCGGGAGCGTCACTTTATAGGTGACTCCACCCAATACGATCGGGAAAAATCGTCCCTGACCAAAGAACATCCACTTGGCGAGATCCCTTCAGCCAAAGTGAAAACACGGTACATGGCGGTAACAGGTGTAAAGTCAAAACCCGTATGGCTGAATGACTTGCGTTGATTCAGCGCCTGTCGTTAGTACGCTGTAACACGCTCGCTGGTTCAGTCGTTATGGCGGGACATTCTCACGCGGAGAATGCGTGGATTTTGACTTGCCCCCAAACTGTCATACGTAAGCCTGTAACTTATTAGGCAGTCATGACTTGCAAAAAATCCCCATTCTTTGCCAGGATGAATGTGGGAAGGAACTGCTAGCAGTCCCTCGCCGTTGCCTCACTCGTAACGCAGCTTTTAACGCATCTCTTGCACTGTAACAAATTTGCCGCTGAAAGTAAATCATTTTGTACAAAGAACTCACAATTAGCCTAAAACCCTGCCCAGGCCTGGTTTTTATCCGGTTATTTGCGCGAAGTGCGAAAAATTGATGTTAAGCTCCAGGTTTTTAGATTAGCACAAAAAATTGAGGGGACTGGCCGCTCGTACCTTATTGAATTTAGGGGAAATAAATTATTGGTTGGCTTTTAGTAAATCTAATGATTTCAATGACTTACGTAAACAATCCAGATTTTGTGAAAAAAATCACAAATACTCATTGACGCTCTCGGCGGAGAGCATTAAATTGCTGTCAAGACAGTTGTTTGTTGAATTTGCAACCATTTTTGCTGCTCTTTGGCGATCTGGACCGTTTCCCACGGGTCCACGATCCCAATACCCATTTGCCGCAAAAGATGGCAATTGCCTTATTTAACAAACCGCAAGGTGTGTCGATGGCCCCTTCCCCTCCCGCTCCGCGTAGTCCCCTGGCGGATGGTTTGGAATGGGCGGCCAGAATCATGGCTTGTGCCTTGCTGATGGTTGGCCCCGCGGTGTTTGGTGGCTGGCTGGATTCGATTTGGCAAACAAAATTTTTGTTTTTGGTTGGAATGTTACTGGGATTGGTGCTGGGTGGGGGGGCTTTGTTGGTCATGACCGGGGGCAAGCAGCGTTCCATGAAAGAGCGCCCCATCAAGCAGCGGCCTAGCGGCGAATTTCAGCCAGAGGCGGAAAGATCCAAACCGCAACCGCTTGATCCGCTTGGTGACGTTAAACCTCCACCAGCAAGTGAACCGCCGGGGGAAAATTGATTTGGCGGCAAGTTTCATAAGCCGGGTTTGTGAGGGTTGCCGTCGTTGACCCAGCGGTTTTTTGCCTTTATCGACCAGACTCGGTTATGTTGCGCCGGTTGATAATTGCCTGGGGGGCGCTCGCCATGAGTGCGGTGCTCAGTTATCCCTTGATCACGGGATTGGCCTTTAACGGTTTTGGGTTAAATAGGCGGGAAAACGTCAGCCCGGGTGTATGGGTGGTTGGCTTGATTGCGGTCGGTATTTGCCTCTTGACGGGAGGGGTGGCGTTGGGGATTACCGCGTTGCGTCCGCGGGACGCGCGGGGAGTCTCCTACATCCTGGGGGCGATGCTGTTGCGGATGTCCGTTCCTTTGCTGGCTTTGGCGATGTTGTCGCAAAAATTAGATGAATTGGGCTTGGTAAAGTTTTCTTTACAGTTGGTTCCCTACTACCTGATTATGCTTGCCATAGAGACGTTGTTATCGCTGTGGATTGGAAGCGCAACGGACGCCGACACGGCGACTGCCAGCGGAAAGGAGCTGTCCCATGGCCGCTGACCCACTCTTGCACATTAAGGACTCGTACTACTTCGAAGTCCCCCGCTTTTTGTGGCAATACACCAACATCAACCAAATTCCCCAGTGGCTGCGCGACTCCCACGCCGACGACCACTTTACCCTCGCCGATTATCAAGAACACCTGAACGGCAAGATCATCATCCCGCAGTTTTTTGGCACGCCCAAGAACCTGTATGAGCCGGGGACGGGCTTTAGCGTCTCCAAGTTCATGATCATCATGTTGGTCGTGGCCTTGATCATGATCTTTTTGTTTACCCGCTTGGCCCTGCATATTCGGTCAGAGGGGGCTCCGCGCGGGCGGTTGTGGAATCTGCTCGAAACGTTTGTGGTGTTTTTACGCGATCAAGTGATTCGCCCGGCGATTGACGGCGGACACGACGATCATGGGCATGGAGATCACGCGGCGGATGGTCATGTGCACGATGACCCACGGCACGCGGAGTTGGTGCCAGCAACGGCAGGGCACGGCCACGGAGCGGTTGCGGCCGGACATGCGGTCGGGGGTCATGCCGCGCACGCCCATCATGCCCGCGAATCCGATAAATTCCTGCCGTACCTGCTGACGCTGTTTTTCTTTGTATTGGGTTGTAACCTATTTGGCATTTTGCCGTGGTTAGGCTCACCCACCGGGATGTTTACGGTCACGCTTGTTTTGGCTGGTTGCACGATGTTAGCGGGTTTGATAGGTGGGATCATGAAATTTGGTCCGCTGGGTTATTTAACGAACTTGGTCCCTGGAATGGACTTGCCAATTTACATGGCAGTGATACTAAAGCCGTTTATATTTGTGATTGAGGTCTTTGGATTGTTGGTCAAGCATGGCATCTTGGCGGTGCGGCTATTGGCGAATATGGTGGCGGGGCACTTGGTGATTGGTGGGATAATGGGGCTAATAGTCGCCGCGGCGGCTTCCAGCAGCGCGTTTAGTTATTGGCTGACGGTGGTCATAGTGTGTTTCGGCAGCATGGCGTTTTTCCTGCTAGAGTTATTCGTGGCTTTTTTGCAGGCATACATATTTACGTTTTTGTCGTCGCTGTTTATCGGCGCGTCGATTCATAAACATTAATAGCCTCGGCAATACCGTGGCTGGCGTGCGATTTCTTTCCTTTTTTGCCTTAGGAGATTTGTCCCGTGAACAAGATTGCTCAACTGTTGTTGGTGGTGGCTTTGGTGACGCTGTTTGCCGTTCCGGCGATGGCCCAGGGAACGGCCCCCGTGGCCCCGGCACCGCTGATTGATTTTTCCAAATATTTTGGCGCGGGATTGGTGACGGTGGGAGCTGCCTATGGCATTAGCAAGCTGGCTTCTTCCGCTTATGAGGGGATGTCCCGCCAACCGGAAGTCGCGGGTAACATTCAGACCGCGATGATTATCGCCGCGGCGTTGATTGAAGGGTTTACGTTCTTTGCGTTGTTTATCTGCTTTAGCTAAGCGGATCGATGGTGCTTGACTGGGCGTTGATCTTTTCCTTTATCACAAACACAGGACTGACATGACCAAGCGTGCCTGGGATTGTGTGTTGTCACACTGGACTTTTGCTAGTTTGGCAATGGTTCTCTGGATTGTTGCCTTTTGCCCTGGTTTTGCCGGATTGGCAGCAGGCGCAGAAGATCCGGCCGCCTCAACTCCGGCCGCCTCAACTCCGGCTGCCGAGGCCACGGATAACCATTCAAAAACGGAAAAGTCCGATGTCGCGGGCCATGGCGGCGATGCGAAACATTCCACGGGCCATACCGCCGGCGGTCATGATGACCACGCCCATCCCGGTCACAAAGGGATGGGCCAGGCGCAGGCGGTCGATTGGCGGAGCGATCTGGCGATTTACTCGTTTGTGGTGTTCCTCTTGCTGATGGCCGTTTTGACCAAGTTTGCCTGGGGACCCATTAGCCAGGCCCTTGACCAGCGGGAGGAGAGCATTGCCGACAATATCGCCAGTGCCCAACGAGCCGCCGCCGAGGCCAAGTCGATGCTGGGCGAGTACGAGGCAAAGCTAGCTAACGCGGCCGATCAGGTCCGCGCCATGCTAGAAGAAGCCCGCCGCGACGCCGAAACGACCAAGGGAGAAATCATCAACGAAGCCAAAGTTGCCGCTCAACAAGAGCACGATCGGGCTTTGCGCGACATTCGCACCGCGACTGACGGCGCGATGAAGCAATTGGCCGAAAAGAGTGCGGATTTGGCCACGGAACTGGCGGGCAAAATGCTGCGGGCCCAAATGAACAAGGCCGACCATTCCCGCCTGGTGCAGGAAAGTCTCGCCCAGTTTGTCGCGGGCTCCGCCAGTAATAACTAAATTTCCGACCTTAAAAAAACCAATGCGGCCGGAGTGTCACGTCGAGAATCGTTTTTTTGATGCGCGGCGTGTCCTGATTTTTCTCGGATGATGGCAACGTCACCCCCGTATAGCAGTCAACTTATCGTTCCATGAGCAGCGAAGCTACCAATTCCGCGCCCGCCGAAAGTATGCACGCCGATAATCCCGATGGCGTGGCCGCTACCTATGCCAAGGCGCTCTTGGGCGCTTGTTTGGCAAAGAACGAGGCAGCGGCGGTGGTGGCGGAGTTGGATTCCTTTGTGGCGGATGTCTGGCGGCAGCTTCCCCGGCTGTCGGCGATTTTATCGTCCGGCTTGGTTGCTCCCGATGAAAAAGCGGCCCTGTTGCAAAAGTCGTTGGGGAACAAGGCTTCGCAGACTTTTATGAATTTTTTATTGGTTTTGGCGCGGCATGATCGGCTGGCCAGCCTCCCCGCGATCCAGCGGGCGGTACGGGCCCAGCAGGACCAGGCGGCGGGGCTGGTCCGCGTCCGCGTGACCACGGCCGATCCCCTCGAGGCGGCCCAACTGACTCAATTACAGCAGACCCTGACCGGTCTGCTGGGTGGTAAACCCGTTTTAGATAATCACATCGATCCGAATATCATCGGCGGACTGGTTTTGCGCGTCGGAGACAAAGTCTTTGACGGTTCGCTGGCCATGCAGCTCGATCGTGTTCGCCAACAGATGATCCAGAGGAGCGTCCATGAAATTCAAAGCCGACGAGATCGCTTCAGTACTGCAGAAGGAAATTGAGCTTTACCAATCGCAAATCGACGTGCGCGAAGTGGGTCGCGTGCTAGAGGTGGGCGACGGTATCGCGCGGGTCTACGGACTCTCCGGCGTGATGGCCGGTGAAATGGTCGAGTTTCCCAACGGTACCGCCGGGTTGGCCTTCAACCTGGAGGAAAACTCCGTCGGGGTGATCATTTTGGGGGATTACCTGCAAATTCGCGAAGGGGACGAAGTCCGCTCGACCGGCCGCCTCCTGAGCGTGCCCGTGGGTGACGCCGTCATTGGCCGGGTGCTGGACCCTTTGGGCAATCCCCTTGATGGAAAAGGTCCGGTCGTCACCAGCGAGCGCCGTCCGGTCGAAACCAGCGCCCCCGGCGTGGCCGAGCGTCAGCCCGTGCGCGAGCCGCTGCAAACCGGCATTAAGGCGATCGACGCCATGACCCCCATCGGTCGCGGCCAGCGGGAACTGATCATTGGGGACCGCAAGACCGGCAAAACAGCCATTGCCATCGACGCCATCATCAATCAAAGGCACAGCGGCGTGAAGTGCTTTTACGTGGCGGTCGGTCAAAAAGAATCGACCGTGGCCACGGTGATCGAGGCTCTTCGCCAACAGGGG
This genomic interval carries:
- a CDS encoding UvrB/UvrC motif-containing protein gives rise to the protein MSKDLQPILEDWPFDPQKFTVRMIRGLDGQDKMQIRNDLGLLQLELHGRPDGLRPHGSESYLAYLQSRQKAHDSASPDGAPYMLETSDCELLLREGMQYYHRYLGFWHLRLFELCARDTRRNLDLLAFVREFARQDSDKLQFDQWRPYLVMMHTKAVAAPLVELRQFDAAIQVAASGIERIEEFLRQYQQQHKAGQFFELQHLIRLQTEWRHKRDQKLPPPLASGELPPPGESAPPGGTDPANVSQTPTPTGDFTPGQPRPAGRRPAPGREGPSASPIKLDADAVLEGLQEQLRQAIAAERFEEAARLRDRIAEMRGGADSA
- a CDS encoding DUF4912 domain-containing protein — encoded protein: MTAATLKTQTLKDLTRLAQRAGVSGWNQMRKDELVKAILRSTAKEKPANGTHTKKPAISKRTNSHPSTAGGRVPSTGRINRGLVSGSTVNGASVGRAASVKSSRSVAATTKVVQKLQNEQKKQKILTKIEQAKTKQWDYKNLASSPSTSPSEPKSSPATKNSTVGKNGHHKNGFAKNDHSTTKAPPAKSTTDKAVVAALPPTTPSVAKLAIHDQRLPATPAKDRLIVMVRGPFWLHASWELTPAGVQRAQAALAQDWHTVRPILRVITLSTSNSSTSSERVSRDIPIHGGVKNWYIDVNDPPQTYRLEIGYLTSKGKFFCLARSNTVSTPPAQQGDSLDTHWGDISENCEKIYALSGGYSENGAGDLREVFEERLRRPMNSRTPHTETLVPRDREFRLQVEAEIVVHGTAAPGATITMQGEPITVHSDGSFNVRMDFPNRRQVIPIVANSKDSVQQRTVVLAVERNTKTMEPLQRENVQE
- a CDS encoding F0F1 ATP synthase subunit A, whose protein sequence is MAADPLLHIKDSYYFEVPRFLWQYTNINQIPQWLRDSHADDHFTLADYQEHLNGKIIIPQFFGTPKNLYEPGTGFSVSKFMIIMLVVALIMIFLFTRLALHIRSEGAPRGRLWNLLETFVVFLRDQVIRPAIDGGHDDHGHGDHAADGHVHDDPRHAELVPATAGHGHGAVAAGHAVGGHAAHAHHARESDKFLPYLLTLFFFVLGCNLFGILPWLGSPTGMFTVTLVLAGCTMLAGLIGGIMKFGPLGYLTNLVPGMDLPIYMAVILKPFIFVIEVFGLLVKHGILAVRLLANMVAGHLVIGGIMGLIVAAAASSSAFSYWLTVVIVCFGSMAFFLLELFVAFLQAYIFTFLSSLFIGASIHKH
- the atpE gene encoding ATP synthase F0 subunit C; translated protein: MNKIAQLLLVVALVTLFAVPAMAQGTAPVAPAPLIDFSKYFGAGLVTVGAAYGISKLASSAYEGMSRQPEVAGNIQTAMIIAAALIEGFTFFALFICFS
- the atpF gene encoding F0F1 ATP synthase subunit B, with the translated sequence MTKRAWDCVLSHWTFASLAMVLWIVAFCPGFAGLAAGAEDPAASTPAASTPAAEATDNHSKTEKSDVAGHGGDAKHSTGHTAGGHDDHAHPGHKGMGQAQAVDWRSDLAIYSFVVFLLLMAVLTKFAWGPISQALDQREESIADNIASAQRAAAEAKSMLGEYEAKLANAADQVRAMLEEARRDAETTKGEIINEAKVAAQQEHDRALRDIRTATDGAMKQLAEKSADLATELAGKMLRAQMNKADHSRLVQESLAQFVAGSASNN
- the atpH gene encoding ATP synthase F1 subunit delta, with the protein product MSSEATNSAPAESMHADNPDGVAATYAKALLGACLAKNEAAAVVAELDSFVADVWRQLPRLSAILSSGLVAPDEKAALLQKSLGNKASQTFMNFLLVLARHDRLASLPAIQRAVRAQQDQAAGLVRVRVTTADPLEAAQLTQLQQTLTGLLGGKPVLDNHIDPNIIGGLVLRVGDKVFDGSLAMQLDRVRQQMIQRSVHEIQSRRDRFSTAEGN